The Arachis duranensis cultivar V14167 chromosome 9, aradu.V14167.gnm2.J7QH, whole genome shotgun sequence genomic sequence AATTTTTCTGTTACATGTTGATTTTCTGCtcaatgagggttcaatgcAAGTCTATAACTTGAGAGGCACGTTTAGTTTTAATAgttataaaaggaaaaaaaaaagcgtCTATTTTCGTACATAATAACttctataaaaaatacataaaaacagTCGGAAGGAATTGATATTAACTAAGTCACCATCTTAGTTATTTGGGTTTCATTacttttgtaaaataaaatataattttactatCAAATATGTTTaagttctatttattttttagaaaagaaaatataattttactatCAAATACGTTAATATTCTctaattttatgtatatattcatatacattttttttcctcaactttttttttataagattatAAACTCAATAGCATTTGTTGATGATTTAGGAAAAGACCAACCAGATGATGAGTAACGTTGGGGACAAGGCCCAAGCTGTAAAGGACAAGACAGCCCAAGAAGCCCATTCTGCATGGGATAAGACAGCCCAAACAGCCCAAGCAGCAAAGGACAAGACCCAGCAGGCAGCCCAAACTGCAAGGGACAGGACTAGTGAGACGGCCCAAAACACAAGGGAGAAGGCCCAAAACACTGCTGGCGCAACAAGAGACAAAGCCTCAGAAATGGGCCAGGCCACTAGGGAATCGGCCCAGTCCGGTAAGGACAATGCTGGTGGGTTCCTTCAGCAAACTGGGGAAAAGGTTAAAGGCATGGCACAAGGTGCCGCTGATGCTGTGAAACATACATTTGGAATGGCGCCACATGAAGATGAACATGAACACCCAAGAAGGGATGTCTagtttaataaatcaaaattgtttgtgtttttcttaatTTGGTGTTTTCAATAAGGTGTGTGATTTCCCTCTTGTATTAGTAGTAAGGAGGGAAGGAATGTACTATTATCTAGTCTTAGTAGCAGAATTCTTCTACTTTGTATATGCAAGTATGAAGAAAAATGTCATGTTATAATATCGTAATATTATCTTTAAATTCATCAGTGTTGAGATTTTCGTTTTATTGGCATTTGTGtttctattttgtttatttatttattgggtGCATTGCACATTATCATTAGTCTAAGTCTTATTGACGATCAAGGTTATGCTTCTAGCAAACTGAACAGCGTAGCAAAGGAATGAATGAATTTTTGACCTTGACTAACCTCAAAATTTTAAGACTAtattaaaagatgaatttttCTTGAGGTCTACTAGAAACATAGATTTAGAAGTTTAGATTGTGACAAATTAATCTTTGACTTATTAGGTTTGAGGGATATtgtgaaaattaaaagataatttttttttgaaaatttatcaagTGTCTTAATCTATCAGATCGAAGGATAttgtgaaaattaaaaaatgatattgtgaaaattaaaaaataagatactgtgaaaattaaaaaaaaaaaatttttttaagtccATTAAAAACATGTAGTTAGAAGTTTAGTTGCAACGGATTAGTTCTTGACTTATGAGTTTGgtataaaaactaaacaaaaaaaagaactaCAATACTTAAAAGTAAGtagactattttttttttggtcaagtaAATTGGACAATTCTCAATTCTATTCTTTCGTGAGGATTTAAATCCGgtgcagtttttttttttcgtgaGGATTTGAATTCGGTGCAGTTTTATGAGAGATACATAAAGTGGCCATCTAACCCAGACCTCGGCCGCAGCAAGTAGACCAATGAATATGCATACTCGTACCAAATTCTTTTtgaagccttctcaaaggtggTTGGTTAACTaataatatacattttttttgaTAGCATACTCTAAGCCGAATCCAACAATTTTTATGCACTATAAACTCTGACGCTCGCATTCAATCAAACAAACACTAACATGTTAAACAAAAACTTGACACTAAAAGAAAGCCAAAGAATATGGTATAAAATTGGTATTCattcattaaaattagtgaaaagaTCAAAATTCCAAATACTTAATTAACCGAAGCAATAAACTAGAGTCTGGACATCTTCAAAATTGTGATGATATGTTCcaaaaagcaaataaaaacCTGCAAACCGGCTAAGAAAGGACGAGGATCCTCATGATCCTTTTCAATTAAGCCTCATCCTAATGGAAGGGTAGGGTCGTAATTCTACTTGCGCGTTTAGTGTTCTGTACTTCTATTTTCGCTCTAAATCTCTCAAACTCGATCTTATCCTATTTAATCTATAAAAgatacatttatttttattcaaaaataacaTTTAGACTTAATGATAAAcatttatattcaaattttcattcaatcatgtatctatatgtattatatatttttatttttataaatattagttattcACATAACCCTATTCCCTCTCCTGTCTCCAGGCCACTACAATTCATGCCCTGTAGCCAAAGAGCGGCACGTGCTGGACACATGTCATCAAACAGGACACGTGCTCATCCTATGTTCATACACCCCCCAAGGAGATTCTATAAATGGAGCTTGCAGCTCAAACCACCTTCACCAACAAAGTGTTTGCAATCACATATCAGAAACAAAGAAACTTTAATACTTTATACTATATCTTCTTCCGAACTATAACCCTTTTttcaagaacaagaaagtatggcATCTCATGACCAAAGCTTCAAAGCTGGTGAGGCCAAAGGCCAAACTCAGGTAAGTCTAAAGTatcatatttcatttttttttcgatGCAATTTCAAATGTTCATTATATTTCCACCACCAaatattgaaaaggaaaaagcCACGTTATTGAATTTGCATAATTGCATAAGTAAGTTATATAATTtggataataatattatacatatattctatGTATAATTGTCATTAGTTGtgtaaattatttaattatgtatagTAGCATAGATCTCTTCTCTCGTGCATTTTTCTATGTAACATGGTGATTTTCAGGAGAAGAGCAACCAGATGATGAGTAACATTGGGGACAAGGCCCAAGGTGCAAAGGACAAGACGGCCCATACAGCCCAAGCAGCAAAGGACAAGACCCAGCAGGCAGCCCAAGCTGCAAAAGAGAATGTTAAAAGTACGCAGAGCTAGTTCGGGTTGTAGTGGCAGGGTAGGGTCGGGTCTCCAATGGTCTGGGCCGAGTCTGCCCAGATCATGAAGATGAACATGAGCATTATCCAACACACCCAAGAAAGGATCTCTAGTTTAATAAAATCAAGATGTCAtttgattttgtgttttttcttgaTTTGGTGTTTTCAATAAGGTGTGTGATCTCCCTCTTGTAGTGGTAGTGAGGGGAAGAATGTAATATTATCTAGTACTataattcttcttctttgtaTATACAAGTatgaataaaaatgattttatttaGTGACATTTGGGAATAATAGTCAAATTGGGATCTGAAACATTGTATGGTtatgatttttgttttcaaatgattcttttaattaaattagtctcaAAAGATCTAATATTAATCTTGtttgtctttttgtttttggattaACAGTTTTTGTCAATGGCGATACTAGTGGATCGTTAACTAGCGTTTGTGTCAATAAGCgtgtgtgtgtttggatttcaGTTTGTAAACGGGAGTTTGCATAGAATTGATTTTGCaaacttgattttgatgaaaagtaagtttatattaaagtgatttatgtttggccatctttatatcaaaattgattatagtaaaataaatatagtttAGAATACActactcaaaatcacttttagatgaaAAAGGCCTGTGTCGAATCTGACCTCTTCCGAGGAGGTCGGTTGTGTGGGGAGGCCAACCTATGGGTTagacttttttatttgatttggacCTGTGTCTTAGTGTTGGGTCGGGGTATGAACACCAacgtttatgattttattaatacctatgattaattttttatttaatttgtctttttttaatgggatcataatctatattataaaaaaaatacaataaaaaattatatataccaggattataattataaaaaatactaaaaataataaaattaaatatctacCTTAGTAGTGATGAAATAAATCTAAAAGTTCTTGATGATgtgttttatataatatatttttagttctcttagtactcttttttagtaccttataaatttttactattattattaaaaataataataatagaaaagaagaacttatataaagagaaataataaataatacataatagaaaaaaaaactcatatcaacagaaataataagaaaagaagGCCAATTCAcctaataaaaatttcataaataatacaataacatGTCTATAGGATAAAATTGGTAAAGAAAAAATAGATGTTGAGGGTAAATGGCTAAAAGTCCGTTGGTGAAACGCAGAAGCTAGAAATTGTTGCTTCTGGTAAACGTggttttaaatacaaaatcacTTCTGCGTTTACCAAACTAAAAATTAGCCAAACAAAAATGTGAAGCTTTCAAGAAGCTTAAAtgtgctttttcttctcaaACGGGTTTGCCAAACACACCCTGTGTGTCCAAATAAAAATTGATGTGATATGTTTACTATATTATATCAAAATAGTTCTTAGTCCCATTTTATAAATCTTAATTCTCAAAATTTACCGAGACATTAATCCATCTTGCTGAGTGGCTCTGCAATAGTGCAGAGCTAATTCAAGTTTAGAAGTCACGATGCGGAGTGTTGGTGGAGGACAAATGGTAGTTTCGGTTCTAGTTTTTCTATGCGAAGAAAGAGGATGAACATGGACAGAATCTGATTTTGTGGGCTGAAAAGTTATTTTACACTTGTTCAAAATATGGGTGAATTTAAATTGAtatgaattataattttttgaacTCAATTGAcatgaattataattttttgaacTCTTACCATTAATGTAATGTGAGATTCACGTTTTTCGTTTGACATGTGCAGAAAGATAATTACTTTAACTACTTTAGTTAGAAAATAATGAATATGAAATTTTAACTACTTTAACTACTTTAGTTAgaaaataatgaattataaaatttttaaagttacaAATGGTTATGCAGAAAACAGAGTTTGAAATTGAGAATAAAACAGAGTTTGAAGTTAAAAATGACTATAAAGATCGAAAAAAATGAAACTAGGTTAAAGATCGAAAAAATGATACTAGGTTGAAGAATAGGTTATTTAAAAGCTAAAGTTAGAGTAGTTAagatgttaattatttttaatgttaattatttttatgtttgttcTGGTAATAGTGCTTATGTTAGTGGTTAGAGTACTTTATATGTCATCTTAGAGAAAGTaaaaagtttgtaaaaatattagtgattttattattttgttgaatCTTGTTAAAAATATTGGTGAAATTTAATAAATGAAGTTGGACAGTTTTTCCTTTCTATTAACAATCATGCAACTTGTactttttaacattattttaacCAATTTTTACACTttagaaataagtaaataaaaataaatacttaattacttataagataaattaagtctaattatatatattaaaatcgaaACATTTGCATGTTTATATAAGTATGCTAACATAATCTTTAAAATAATACCATTCCTCTTAACCAAGTCTTTATAATATTAAGTATAAGTTACCTAATTTTAGACTAtaccaaaagataaaaaaaattgtacaaaATACTTAATAATATGTCTATTGTCTATAATGCATAAAGCTTTTAATTCTTAGCACTTTACAAAATACATAATTCAGTTTTTAATACTCAATTtatctcaaatatttttttt encodes the following:
- the LOC107463837 gene encoding late embryogenesis abundant protein 2, with the translated sequence MASHDQSFRAGEAKGQTQEKTNQMMSNVGDKAQAVKDKTAQEAHSAWDKTAQTAQAAKDKTQQAAQTARDRTSETAQNTREKAQNTAGATRDKASEMGQATRESAQSGKDNAGGFLQQTGEKVKGMAQGAADAVKHTFGMAPHEDEHEHPRRDV